The following are encoded in a window of Phaseolus vulgaris cultivar G19833 chromosome 3, P. vulgaris v2.0, whole genome shotgun sequence genomic DNA:
- the LOC137806734 gene encoding O-fucosyltransferase 15, whose amino-acid sequence MVSASDFDALQPPDRCSPTSRTPRLGPSRLSSSRRSQSRSSSWFRRKRAKMLLALIALLASFFFVNWFMLFRLQYQHDAPDLIPKPKLRSSSPALSLQGKVNNKTGNKKKTQKGNYVRMLALAAHALAENKREPKDLWQEPFVPASAWRPCADQRNWEPNEGKNGYILVTANGGINQQRVAVCNAVVVARLLNSTLVIPKFMYSSVWRDVSQFSDIYQEEHFINYLTPDIRIVRELPKELQSLDLEAIGSVVTDVDMEKEAKPSFYLKRILPIILKNQVVHFVGFGNRLAFDPIAFELQRLRCRCNFHALQFVPIIQETGALLLKRLREHSGLVGPLDHYLVGPFAESIKEKGENNDKKASKYLALHLRFEIDMVAHSLCEFGGGEEERKELEAYREIHFPALSLLKRTTKLPSPSELRSEGLCPLTPEESILMLGALGFNRKTHIFIAGSNLYGGRSRLVALTSLYPKLVTKENLLSSTELEPFANYSSQLAALDFIGCSASDAFAMTDSGSQLSSLVSGFRIYYGGGRMPTIRPNKRRLASIFMKNSTIEWRVFEQRVRKAVRQTKHVQTRPKARSVYRYPRCKDCMCRTD is encoded by the exons ATGGTATCCGCTTCCGATTTCGACGCGCTCCAACCGCCAGATCGGTGCTCGCCGACTTCGCGGACTCCGAGGCTCGGTCCCAGCCGCCTCTCCAGCTCCCGCAGATCCCAATCCCGCTCTTCTTCGTGGTTTCGAAGGAAACGAGCCAAAATGCTTCTGGCGCTTATTGCGTTGCTCGCTTCCTTTTTCTTCGTTAATTGGTTCATGCTTTTCCGCTTACAATATCAACACGATGCACCCGATCTTATTCCCAAGCCTAAACTCCGTTCATCCTCGCCTGCACTTTCCCTTCAG GGGAAAGTGAACAACAAGACtggaaataagaaaaaaacacaaaagGGGAATTATGTAAGGATGTTGGCATTGGCTGCACATGCTTTGGCTGAG AATAAACGCGAACCAAAAGATTTGTGGCAGGAACCCTTCGTTCCTGCTTCTGCTTGGAGACCTTGTGCTGATCAGCGGAATTGGGAACCTAATG AGGGAAAAAATGGATACATTTTGGTTACTGCAAATGGTGGGATCAATCAACAACGAGTAGCT GTTTGTAATGCCGTTGTTGTGGCACGGTTACTCAATTCAACTTTGGTTATTCCCAAATTTATGTACAGTAGTGTATGGAGAGATGTGAG TCAATTCAGCGATATCTATCAGGAGGAGCATTTTATTAACTACTTGACTCCTGATATTCGGATAGTGAGGGAACTTCCTAAGGAGCTACAATCTTTGGACTTGGAGGCAATCGGTAGTGTT GTGACAGATGTTGACATGGAGAAGGAGGCTAAGCCAAGTTTTTACCTGAAACGCATCTTACCAATTATACTTAAAAATCAAGTTGTTCACTTTGTGGGATTTGGGAATCGCTTGGCATTTGATCCAATCGCATTTGAGCTGCAG AGACTTCGTTGCAGATGTAACTTTCATGCCCTGCAATTTGTTCCCATAATACAAGAAACTGGTGCTTTGCTTCTTAAAAGATTGCGTGAACATTCAGGTCTCGTTGGACCGTTGGACCATTATCTTGTTGGTCCATTTGCAGAATCAATTAAGGAGAAAGGTGAAAATAATGACAAGAAAGCATCCAAATACCTAGCTTTGCACCTCAGATTTGAAATTGACATGGTAGCTCATTCTTTATGTGAATTTGGGGGAGGTGAAGAAGAGAGGAAAGAATTGGAAGCATATCGTGAAATCCATTTTCCTGCTTTGTCACTGCTGAAGAGAACTACAAA ATTACCTTCTCCTTCTGAGCTCAGGTCAGAAGGCCTATGTCCTTTGACACCTGAAGAATCCATCCTTATGCTAGGTGCTCTTGGTTTCAATCGCAAAACACACATATTTATAGCTGGTTCTAATTTGTATGGAGGTCGCTCACGATTGGTTGCTTTGACCAGCTTGTACCCTAAATTAGTCACCAAAGAGAACTTGCTTTCTTCAACTGAGCTTGAACCATTTGCTAATTATTCCTCTCAG TTAGCAGCACTAGACTTCATAGGCTGCAGTGCTTCGGATGCATTTGCCATGACTGATTCTGGAAGTCAGCTATCATCTTTGGTCTCTGGGTTTCGAATATATTATGGTGGTGGAAGAATGCCAACAATACGTCCAAATAAACGAAGGCTAGCGAGTATATTTATGAAGAACTCCACTATAGAGTGGCGTGTTTTTGAACAGAGAGTGAGGAAAGCAGTTAGGCAAACTAAACATGTACAGACAAGGCCAAAGGCAAGAAGTGTTTACAGGTATCCTAGGTGTAAAGATTGTATGTGCAGGAcagattga
- the LOC137806733 gene encoding subtilisin-like protease SBT2.4, whose protein sequence is MGKVIAASIALPVVAAILISMVLAAITCLIHEERSIYLVLMEGDAHAFRQEPSMDQHSSTMHINSEASKTHEHLVSSHDLFLQSTLDTGSYNKLHSYKHIINGFSVHTTPSQAERLRSGAGIKLVEKDRGVKMMTTYTPDFLSLPKGIWAQEGGEKNAGDGVVIGFVDSGINPFHPSFAYDPMLPFTSNLSRFEAACMTGPLFPPSSCNGKILAARYFSAGAQAATTLDASKDILSPFDADGHGSHVASIAAGNAGVPVVVNGFCYGKASGMAPRARIAVYKAVYPSVGTLADVIAAIDHAVLDGVDILSLSVGPKEPPQDTLTFLNIFDISLLFARKAGVLVVQAAGNQGPASSSVVSFSPWSVGVAATTTNRKYPSSLLLGNGSILNGVGLSGPSFGNGSVWHKLVLAKDAVKIKGTSPKTQEYIEECQHPEDLDPKIVLGSIIICTFSAGFYNGTSTLGGIINTVKALGMEGFVLIANPSYGDYIAEPMPFAFSGILIPRVDDAKVILQYCEEQTKRNEKGTATEFGALAAVGEGRLASFTGRSPIVSRFSSRGPDIIDIKKNLADVLKPDILAPGHQIWAAWSPMSASEPLLKGDSFALLSGTSMSTPHVAGIAALIKQHNPLWTPSMIASAISTTSSKYDNLGEPIMAEGLEVNSLFPATPFEYGSGFVNPNRAVDPGLVLSSEYADFISFLCSLPDIDTGAVAAATGEQCNHPFANPFSLNLPSVTVSALRGSVSVQRTLMNVGNTTETYLASVMPPNGTNVCLYPTWFTLTPQGVQDLEIQFSVVQPMQNFTFGEIVLTGNLNHIVRITLSVLALSV, encoded by the exons ATGGGCAAAGTAATTGCTGCTTCTATAGCTTTACCAGTTGTAGCAGCCATTCTGATTTCCATGGTGTTGGCTGCTATAACTTGCTTGATTCATGAAGAGCGTTCAATATACTTGGTCTTAATGGAAGGAGATGCACATGCTTTTCGTCAAGAACCTTCAATGGACCAACATTCATCAACGATGCACATCAAcag CGAAGCTTCAAAGACACATGAGCACTTAGTATCATCTCACGATCTATTTCTGCAAAGTACCTTGGATACAGGAAGCTACAACAAACTCCACAGTTACAAACACATTATCAATGGTTTTTCTGTCCACACAACTCCTTCCCAG GCTGAAAGACTAAGAAGTGGGGCGGGAATTAAGTTGGTAGAGAAAGACAGAGGAGTGAAAATGATGACAACATACACACCTGACTTTCTAAGTTTACCAAAGGGAATATGGGCGCAGGAAGGAGGAGAGAAAAATGCAGGTGATGGAGTTGTGATTGGTTTTGTGGATAGTGGCATCAACCCTTTTCATCCCAGCTTTGCTTACGATCCCATGCTACCTTTCACCTCAAACCTCTCTCGTTTTGAGGCTGCCTGCATGACGGGTCCTCTCTTCCCTCCTAGTTCTTGTAATGGAAAGATACTAGCCGCCAGGTACTTCTCTGCTGGGGCTCAAGCTGCTACTACCCTCGATGCTTCCAAGGATATTCTTTCACCGTTTGACGCAGATGGACATGgcag TCATGTGGCATCTATTGCTGCTGGAAATGCTGGTGTCCCTGTTGTGGTGAACGGTTTTTGCTATGGGAAAGCTAGTGGAATGGCACCACGTGCAAG GATTGCTGTTTATAAGGCTGTGTATCCCTCCGTGGGAACTCTAGCAGATGTTATTGCTGCGATCGATCAC GCTGTCCTGGATGGAGTGGATATCTTATCCCTATCTGTGGGACCAAAGGAACCACCACAAGACACCTTAACTTTCTTAAACATATTTGACATTTCTTTGTTGTTTGCACGAAAAGCAGGAGTTCTGGTGGTGCAAGCCGCAGGGAACCAAGGTCCCGCATCTTCAAGTGTAGTGTCATTCAGTCCCTGGAGTGTCGGTGTTGCCGCTACCACCACAAACAGAAAGTACCCTTCTTCTCTTCTACTTGGAAATGGCTCAATACTTAATGGCGTGGGACTATCTG GACCAAGTTTTGGAAATGGATCAGTTTGGCATAAGCTTGTTTTAGCTAAGGATGCAGTCAAAATAAAAGGAACAAGTCCAAAGACTCAGGAGTACATAGAGGAGTGCCAACATCCAGAAGATTTGGACCCTAAAATAGTGTTGGGAAGTATCATTATCTGCACCTTCTCAGCAGGCTTCTATAATGGCACCTCAACTCTTGGTGGTATTATTAACACCGTGAAGGCTCTAGGAATGGAGGGCTTTGTTTTAATTGCGAACCCAAGCTATGGTGATTATATTGCAGAGCCAATGCCTTTTGCTTTTTCTGGTATTTTGATCCCTCGTGTAGATGATGCCAAG GTTATATTACAATACTGTGAAGAACAAACAAAGAGGAACGAGAAAGGAACTGCCACAGAATTTGGTGCTTTGGCAGCTGTGGGAGAAGGAAGACTGGCCTCTTTCACAGGGAGATCGCCGATAGTGAGTAGATTTTCTTCAAGGGGTCCAGATATCATTGACATCAAAAAAAATCTTGCAGATGTTCTTAAACCTGATATTCTTGCTCCAGGGCACCAAATCTGGGCAGCCTGGAGCCCCATGAGTGCCTCAGAACCTCTACTCAAAG GGGACAGTTTTGCATTATTATCTGGTACCAGCATGTCCACACCTCATGTGGCTGGAATAGCAGCACTGATCAAGCAACACAATCCCTTATGGACTCCATCCATGATAGCATCTGCTATCTCTACAACAAGCTCAAAGTATGACAATCTTGGAGAGCCTATAATGGCAGAAGGCTTAGAGGTCAATAGCTTGTTTCCCGCCACTCCTTTTGAATATGGGTCAGGCTTTGTGAACCCCAATCGTGCCGTTGATCCTGGTTTGGTACTGTCATCAG AATATGCAGACTTCATCAGCTTCCTGTGCTCTTTGCCAGACATAGACACAGGTGCAGTCGCTGCAGCTACTGGAGAGCAATGCAATCACCCATTTGCAAATCCATTCAGTCTAAACCTTCCTTCAGTTACAGTATCTGCACTAAGAGGGTCAGTTTCTGTTCAAAGAACTTTGATGAATGTGGGGAACACCACAGAGACCTACTTGGCCTCAGTTATGCCTCCAAATGGAACTAACGTCTGCCTCTATCCAACTTGGTTTACCTTAACTCCACAAGGAGTGCAAGATTTGGAAATACAATTCAGTGTCGTCCAACCAATGCAGAATTTTACCTTTGGTGAAATTGTTCTGACAGGAAATTTAAACCACATTGTACGAATAACATTGTCTGTGTTGGCTCTTTCAGTGTAA
- the LOC137806735 gene encoding homeobox protein SBH1-like isoform X2, whose translation MEGGSNEASSVMGFGENTSSSGVCPMMMMPLVTSHHGGHHPLNPNLNNPNRNPNVNTNTNTLFLPMPTTTNNHHPNRNSIHDNNHNTNTSELGYFMEIHSRNTNNNNDGSSSSSSSSAVKAKIMAHPHYHRLLAAYVNCQKVGAPPEVVARLEEACASAAVTMAGGTARIGEDPALDQFMEAYCEMLIKYEQELTKPFKEAMLFLQRIECQFKSLTISSSDTGCNEGGDRNGSSEDIDVHNNIIDPQAEDQELKGQLLRKYRGYLGSLKQEFTKKRKKGKLPKEARQQLLDWWSRHYKWPYPSESQKLALAESTGLDQKQINNWFINQRKRHWKPSEDMQFVVVDPSHPHYYMENVVGNPFPDLSHTML comes from the exons ATGGAGGGTGGTTCTAACGAGGCCTCCAGTGTGATGGGTTTTGGAGAGAATACAAGTAGTAGTGGGGTTTGTCCAATGATGATGATGCCTTTAGTGACTTCTCATCATGGTGGTCATCATCCATTAAATCCTAATCTTAATAATCCTAATCGTAATCCTAATGTAAACACAAACACAAATACTCTCTTCCTTCCCATGCCTACTACTACTAATAATCACCACCCAAACCGCAATAGCATCCACGACAATAACCACAACACCAACACCTCTGAGTTAGGGTATTTCATGGAGATCCACAGCCGCAACACGAACAACAACAACGATGGAagttcctcttcttcttcttcttctgctgtGAAGGCCAAGATCATGGCCCATCCTCATTATCACCGTCTCTTGGCAGCCTACGTCAATTGTCAAAAG GTTGGGGCGCCACCTGAAGTGGTGGCAAGGCTAGAAGAAGCATGTGCATCTGCTGCAGTGACTATGGCAGGTGGAACGGCTAGAATCGGTGAGGATCCGGCGCTAGACCAGTTCATGGAGGCTTACTGTGAGATGCTGATCAAGTACGAGCAAGAGctcaccaaacccttcaaggaAGCCATGCTCTTCCTTCAAAGGATCGAGTGCCAGTTCAAATCTCTTACCATTTCTTCTTCCGACACTG GTTGTAATGAAGGTGGTGATAGGAATGGATCATCTGAAGATATTGATGTGCACAACAACATAATAGATCCACAGGCAGAGGACCAAGAACTGAAAGGTCAACTCTTGCGTAAGTACCGTGGATACCTAGGTAGTTTGAAGCAGGAATTCAcgaagaagagaaaaaagggCAAGTTGCCCAAAGAAGCAAGGCAACAATTACTTGATTGGTGGAGCAGACACTACAAATGGCCTTACCCATCT GAATCTCAGAAGCTGGCACTTGCAGAGTCAACAGGGCTGGATCAGAAGCAAATTAACAACTGGTTTATTAATCAAAGGAAACGACACTGGAAGCCTTCGGAGGACATGCAATTTGTGGTGGTTGATCCAAGCCATCCACACTACTacatggaaaatgttgtgggcaaTCCCTTTCCCGATCTCTCTCACACAATGCTCTAA
- the LOC137806735 gene encoding homeobox protein SBH1-like isoform X1: MEGGSNEASSVMGFGENTSSSGVCPMMMMPLVTSHHGGHHPLNPNLNNPNRNPNVNTNTNTLFLPMPTTTNNHHPNRNSIHDNNHNTNTSELGYFMEIHSRNTNNNNDGSSSSSSSSAVKAKIMAHPHYHRLLAAYVNCQKQVGAPPEVVARLEEACASAAVTMAGGTARIGEDPALDQFMEAYCEMLIKYEQELTKPFKEAMLFLQRIECQFKSLTISSSDTGCNEGGDRNGSSEDIDVHNNIIDPQAEDQELKGQLLRKYRGYLGSLKQEFTKKRKKGKLPKEARQQLLDWWSRHYKWPYPSESQKLALAESTGLDQKQINNWFINQRKRHWKPSEDMQFVVVDPSHPHYYMENVVGNPFPDLSHTML, from the exons ATGGAGGGTGGTTCTAACGAGGCCTCCAGTGTGATGGGTTTTGGAGAGAATACAAGTAGTAGTGGGGTTTGTCCAATGATGATGATGCCTTTAGTGACTTCTCATCATGGTGGTCATCATCCATTAAATCCTAATCTTAATAATCCTAATCGTAATCCTAATGTAAACACAAACACAAATACTCTCTTCCTTCCCATGCCTACTACTACTAATAATCACCACCCAAACCGCAATAGCATCCACGACAATAACCACAACACCAACACCTCTGAGTTAGGGTATTTCATGGAGATCCACAGCCGCAACACGAACAACAACAACGATGGAagttcctcttcttcttcttcttctgctgtGAAGGCCAAGATCATGGCCCATCCTCATTATCACCGTCTCTTGGCAGCCTACGTCAATTGTCAAAAG CAGGTTGGGGCGCCACCTGAAGTGGTGGCAAGGCTAGAAGAAGCATGTGCATCTGCTGCAGTGACTATGGCAGGTGGAACGGCTAGAATCGGTGAGGATCCGGCGCTAGACCAGTTCATGGAGGCTTACTGTGAGATGCTGATCAAGTACGAGCAAGAGctcaccaaacccttcaaggaAGCCATGCTCTTCCTTCAAAGGATCGAGTGCCAGTTCAAATCTCTTACCATTTCTTCTTCCGACACTG GTTGTAATGAAGGTGGTGATAGGAATGGATCATCTGAAGATATTGATGTGCACAACAACATAATAGATCCACAGGCAGAGGACCAAGAACTGAAAGGTCAACTCTTGCGTAAGTACCGTGGATACCTAGGTAGTTTGAAGCAGGAATTCAcgaagaagagaaaaaagggCAAGTTGCCCAAAGAAGCAAGGCAACAATTACTTGATTGGTGGAGCAGACACTACAAATGGCCTTACCCATCT GAATCTCAGAAGCTGGCACTTGCAGAGTCAACAGGGCTGGATCAGAAGCAAATTAACAACTGGTTTATTAATCAAAGGAAACGACACTGGAAGCCTTCGGAGGACATGCAATTTGTGGTGGTTGATCCAAGCCATCCACACTACTacatggaaaatgttgtgggcaaTCCCTTTCCCGATCTCTCTCACACAATGCTCTAA